The Oscillatoria salina IIICB1 genome has a segment encoding these proteins:
- a CDS encoding ATP-binding protein, whose translation IFEQGFTTKNVGKGTGLGMAIAYQIITEKHGGTITSDSTVGKGTTLAIALPIARSKAVFPLETRRFAEL comes from the coding sequence TATTTTTGAACAAGGATTTACCACCAAAAATGTTGGCAAAGGTACCGGTTTAGGAATGGCGATCGCTTACCAAATTATCACCGAAAAACATGGTGGGACAATTACAAGTGATTCTACTGTGGGAAAAGGGACAACTTTAGCGATCGCTCTCCCGATTGCACGATCTAAGGCTGTATTTCCTCTTGAAACAAG